Proteins from a single region of Streptomyces spectabilis:
- a CDS encoding response regulator — MSIRVMLVDDQVLLRTGFRMVLAAQPDMEVVAEAGDGVEALQELRATAVDVVLMDVRMPKLDGVETTRRICSGPNPPKVLILTTFDLDEYAFSGLKAGASGFMLKDVPPGELLAAIRAVHSGDAVVAPSTTRRLLDRFAPMLPGSAQPQHKELERLTEREREVMVLVAQGLSNGEIAARLVLSEATVKTHVGRILTKLGLRDRVQVVVLAYETGLVRAGGGAG; from the coding sequence ATGTCCATCCGCGTGATGCTCGTCGACGACCAGGTGCTGTTGCGCACCGGATTCCGGATGGTCCTCGCCGCCCAGCCGGACATGGAGGTCGTCGCCGAGGCGGGCGACGGCGTGGAGGCCTTGCAGGAGCTGCGGGCCACGGCGGTCGACGTGGTGCTGATGGACGTGCGCATGCCGAAGCTGGACGGCGTGGAGACCACGCGCCGCATCTGCTCCGGGCCCAACCCTCCGAAGGTGCTGATCCTGACGACCTTCGACCTCGACGAGTACGCCTTCTCGGGCCTGAAGGCGGGCGCGTCCGGGTTCATGCTCAAGGACGTGCCGCCCGGCGAGCTGCTGGCCGCGATCCGGGCCGTGCACAGCGGCGACGCGGTGGTCGCGCCGTCCACGACGCGGCGCCTGCTCGACCGGTTCGCGCCGATGCTGCCGGGCTCGGCGCAGCCGCAGCACAAGGAGCTGGAGCGGCTCACCGAGCGCGAGCGCGAGGTCATGGTGCTCGTCGCCCAGGGGCTCTCGAACGGCGAGATCGCGGCGCGCCTCGTGCTGTCCGAGGCGACCGTGAAGACCCATGTGGGCCGCATCCTGACCAAGCTGGGCCTGCGGGACCGGGTGCAGGTCGTGGTGCTCGCGTACGAGACGGGCCTCGTGCGCGCGGGCGGCGGCGCGGGCTGA